A window of Rhododendron vialii isolate Sample 1 chromosome 13a, ASM3025357v1 contains these coding sequences:
- the LOC131314145 gene encoding uncharacterized protein LOC131314145 produces MISGGFGSLMKCYEEKNRANRGKSLQSAHRQSSGLVRWWSEEVTGGVSVVIGCLGSLVKDLASLALNLMVVVLWKDLSVFVYLKTWGLSRCGVYTMHGGCAFAGLMSRSIRQLKPVERKRGLRRLFETKLNIKEESEPKLEGKENMDLDENSYSGNVKQGKTEIYTPRDDKRDPLPGAELHMVYLTGKPIEGNGASLAYHEKFLEKVFGRHAAKIIIVYSYSRIEKSFGVWLTDEEVDVLAGQDEVDYAENGDYHYEILY; encoded by the exons ATGATcagtggtggttttggaagcCTGATGAAGTGCtatgaagaaaaaaacagagcaaaTCGAGGCAAGTCGTTGCAGAGTGCTCATCGTCAGAGTTCCGGCTTGGTTCGCTGGTGGTCGGAAGAAGTCACCGGAGGCGTGTCGGTGGTCATTGGATGCTTGGGAAGTCTGGTGAAGGATCTGGCTTCACTGGCGCTAA ATCTTATGGTGGTAGTTTTATGGAAAGACTTATCTGTATTTGTATATCTCAAGACTTGGGGACTGTCAAGGTGTGGGGTTTACACTATGCATGGTGGTTGTGCATTTGCTGGGCTAATGT CAAGGTCAATTCGCCAACTGAAACctgtagagagaaaaagag GACTCCGGAGGCTTTTCGAAACGAAGTTGAATATCAAAGAAGAGTCTGAACCTAAATTAGAAGGAAAG GAGAACATGGATTTGGATGAAAACAGTTACTCAG GAAATGTTAAGCAGGGCAAAACCGAGATTTACACTCCTAGAGATGACAAACGAGATCCCCTTCCAGGAGCAGAG CTGCACATGGTTTACTTGACCGGTAAACCAATAGAGGGCAATGGAGCTTCCTTAGCTTATCACGAGAAGTTCCTGGAAAAAGTTTTTGGCAG GCATGCTGCTAAAATAATCATCGTTTATAGCTACTCCAggattgaaaaatcatttggTGTCTGGCTTACAGACGAGGAGGTGGACGTACTggctg
- the LOC131314146 gene encoding uncharacterized protein LOC131314146, with the protein MSAFDEDEAKKGQLGWVHIKVRGEHHSLTGGRPTNEELAYGATGGHAKIIYESVQHTHALLAGTFTQFLDQARSLQLSWASGLDALASPRCRNSVTREIIQHTPASLIPHIDQEDTVRWNLSANGQFSIQSAWNAIRRQRPHVSWVKVVWFKHAVPRWAIIQWLAILGRLSTLDRVQKWGIVASAQCVLCSTTLETCEHLFFHFSYSSQLWQNIQRRNRSLYPLLDMAHIIDWLQKHASGSLFGGLLSKLSFAALLYYVWGETNMRIFQHHSGSLLQLEAQISTDIRACASSWRGIKKTDVNLALCAVWNIPHRVFDRA; encoded by the exons ATGTCAGCTT ttgaCGAGGACGAGGCGAAGAAGGGGCAGTTAGGATGGGTTCACATTAAGGTGAGAG GAGAGCACCATTCCCTTACCGGGGGCAGGCCAACCAATGAAGAGCTGGCTTACGGAGCGACGGGGGGTCATGCTAAGATAATATACGAGAGCGTACAACATACGCATGCGTTGCT GGCCGGCACCTTTACACAATTCTTAGACCAGGCTAGGTCGCTACAACTGAGTTGGGCATCGGGCCTAGATGCACTAGCG TCGCCCAGATGTAGAAACTCTGTTACTAGGGAAATTATTCAGCACACCCCTGCTTCTCTCATCCCCCATATAGATCAAGAGGACACTGTACGATGGAATCTCAGTGCCAATGGTCAGTTTTCAATTCAATCTGCGTGGAATGCTATTAGGAGGCAGCGTCCTCATGTTAGTTGGGTGAAGGTGGTGTGGTTTAAACATGCTGTTCCAAGATGGGCTATCATCCAGTGGTTGGCAATTCTGGGCAGGCTCTCCACTTTGGATAGGGTTCAGAAATGGGGAATTGTAGCGAGTGCTCAGTGTGTTCTCTGTTCAACTACATTGGAAACCTGTGAGcatctcttcttccatttttcttACTCTTCTCAGCTTTGGCAGAATATTCAAAGGAGGAACAGGTCTCTTTATCCTCTTCTTGATATGGCTCACATCATTGATTGGTTGCAAAAACATGCTTCTGGATCCTTGTTTGGTGGTTTACTATCTAAACTCTCTTTTGCTGCCTTACTATACTATGTGTGGGGAGAGACGAACATGAGGATCTTTCAACACCATAGTGGTAGTTTGCTGCAGTTGGAAGCCCAAATTTCTACTGACATTAGAGCTTGTGCTAGTTCATGGAGAGGCATTAAGAAGACTGATGTGAATTTGGCTTTATGTGCTGTTTGGAATATTCCTCACAGGGTCTTTGATAGGGCCTGA